In a single window of the Streptomyces sp. HUAS ZL42 genome:
- a CDS encoding tellurite resistance TerB family protein, with protein MALWDRIKESASTMQTQLVAKKNDLKSGAFRDASMAMCALVAAADGTIDPSERQRVAQLIATNEVLQNFDATDLQRRFDDNLDKLTADFAFGKVSVLQEIAKAKKKPAEARAVIQIGIVIGGADGDFDKTEQAVVREACFTLELPPHEFDL; from the coding sequence ATGGCCCTGTGGGACCGCATCAAGGAGTCCGCGTCGACGATGCAGACCCAGCTCGTGGCGAAGAAGAACGACCTCAAGAGCGGCGCATTCCGCGACGCGAGCATGGCGATGTGCGCGCTGGTCGCCGCCGCCGACGGCACCATCGACCCCTCCGAGCGTCAGCGTGTGGCGCAACTCATCGCCACCAACGAGGTACTGCAGAACTTCGACGCCACGGACCTGCAACGGCGCTTCGACGACAACCTCGACAAGCTCACCGCCGACTTCGCCTTCGGCAAGGTCAGCGTGCTGCAGGAGATCGCCAAGGCGAAGAAGAAGCCCGCCGAGGCGCGTGCCGTCATCCAGATCGGCATCGTCATCGGCGGCGCCGACGGCGACTTCGACAAGACCGAGCAAGCCGTCGTCCGCGAGGCGTGCTTCACCCTCGAACTGCCGCCCCACGAGTTCGACCTCTGA
- a CDS encoding BlaI/MecI/CopY family transcriptional regulator, with amino-acid sequence MTNQRQGPRRRGQGELEGLVLSALRDADGPASAGWVQERLGGDLAYTTVITILTRLLAKGAVTRERAGRSFAWTPVSDQAGLAAHKMRKLLDGESDREAVLASFVTSLEPGDERLLRELLSRAKAEGED; translated from the coding sequence GTGACGAACCAGCGGCAGGGTCCCCGGCGCCGGGGACAGGGCGAGTTGGAAGGGCTGGTTCTGTCGGCCCTGCGCGATGCGGACGGTCCGGCGAGTGCGGGCTGGGTGCAGGAGCGGCTCGGCGGGGACCTCGCCTACACCACCGTGATCACCATCCTCACGCGGCTGCTGGCCAAGGGTGCGGTGACCCGCGAGCGTGCGGGCCGGTCCTTCGCGTGGACGCCGGTGTCCGACCAGGCGGGGCTCGCGGCGCACAAGATGCGCAAGCTGCTGGACGGCGAGAGCGACCGGGAAGCGGTACTGGCCAGCTTCGTCACCTCACTGGAGCCGGGCGACGAACGCCTCCTGCGGGAACTGCTGAGTCGCGCGAAGGCTGAAGGGGAAGACTGA
- a CDS encoding twin-arginine translocase TatA/TatE family subunit, whose product MFGLSELALILVVVIVVLGIKKLPELTRSAGTAARIFKSEAKALKEQDSPDTPSGTGRVVSGAAAERDEPSSRS is encoded by the coding sequence ATGTTCGGCTTGAGTGAACTGGCCCTAATCCTCGTCGTTGTCATCGTGGTCCTCGGCATCAAGAAACTGCCGGAGCTGACGCGTTCGGCGGGTACAGCGGCCCGGATCTTCAAGAGCGAGGCCAAGGCTCTGAAAGAGCAGGACTCCCCTGATACGCCGTCTGGGACGGGACGAGTCGTCTCAGGCGCGGCCGCCGAGCGCGACGAGCCGTCCTCGCGTTCCTGA
- a CDS encoding sporulation protein, producing the protein MVFKRLLGSLGVGGPTVDTVVDPGAARPGGALTGQIHLKGGGADFDIEHIAVDLVARVEAEHEEGESEGVVTFDRFIVGGGFRLAEAEERSVPFSVTLPWETPITELYGQGLGIVLGVRTELSVAGAKDQGDLDQLAVAPLPVQEAILEALGQLGFGFRSADLEYGRIGGTGQQLPFYQEIELTPAPQYAHQVNEIEVTFLANPGGMEVVLEADKRGGLFSDGRDALTRFTIGHHDARDWNTEVDGWIRQLVEHRTSYGSHAAYGHEVHHGHGFDDRHHDGHRSGPGIGTAVAAGAAGLAVGVVGGMVAAEVVDEIGDFFEGEEGDEGDEG; encoded by the coding sequence ATGGTGTTCAAACGACTGCTCGGTTCGCTCGGCGTGGGCGGTCCCACGGTCGACACGGTCGTCGATCCGGGTGCGGCCCGCCCCGGTGGCGCGCTCACCGGTCAGATCCATCTCAAGGGCGGCGGTGCCGACTTCGACATCGAGCACATTGCCGTGGACCTGGTGGCGCGCGTCGAGGCCGAGCACGAGGAGGGCGAGAGCGAGGGTGTCGTCACCTTCGACCGGTTCATCGTCGGTGGCGGCTTCCGGTTGGCTGAGGCCGAGGAACGCAGCGTGCCGTTCAGCGTGACGCTGCCGTGGGAGACCCCGATCACCGAGCTGTACGGGCAGGGCCTGGGGATCGTGCTCGGCGTACGGACCGAGTTGTCGGTGGCCGGTGCGAAGGACCAGGGCGACCTGGACCAGCTCGCCGTCGCTCCGCTGCCCGTCCAGGAAGCCATCCTGGAGGCCCTCGGACAGCTCGGCTTCGGCTTCAGGTCCGCCGACCTGGAATACGGCCGCATCGGCGGTACGGGACAGCAGCTGCCCTTCTACCAGGAGATCGAGCTCACCCCGGCACCGCAGTACGCGCACCAGGTCAACGAGATCGAGGTGACCTTCCTCGCCAACCCCGGCGGCATGGAGGTGGTCCTGGAGGCCGACAAGCGCGGTGGCCTGTTCTCAGATGGACGAGACGCGCTCACCCGCTTCACCATCGGACACCACGACGCGCGCGACTGGAACACCGAAGTCGATGGCTGGATCCGGCAGCTGGTCGAGCACCGGACGTCGTACGGCTCCCACGCCGCGTACGGGCACGAAGTGCACCACGGCCACGGCTTCGACGACCGTCACCACGACGGCCACCGCTCCGGACCCGGCATCGGCACCGCGGTCGCCGCCGGGGCGGCGGGCCTGGCCGTGGGTGTCGTCGGAGGGATGGTCGCGGCCGAAGTCGTCGACGAGATCGGTGACTTCTTCGAGGGCGAGGAAGGGGACGAGGGGGACGAGGGCTGA
- a CDS encoding M56 family metallopeptidase translates to MGVFVFLPLVLPLTAWPIARLAEQHLHPRTATRLLTGLAGAMATCSSVCLGLLMVVGTAQLPGNPLPDGWSDPEVREAVPYDEIAGRVAVPALFVVVAACGGTLWRHWRMRRRAHRALASLPGTEVAVLPDEVPYAYALPGRARDRIVVTTALLSCLEPAERRALFAHERAHLTARHHRFLLAVRLAAHANPFLYPLRTAVSYTTERWADEVAAEVVGRRRTVARAIGKAALVSRGIPVPTLAGFAAPGPVPRRVAALLAPAPAARNWPSVFTAVGAAAWTAAAGTAVSAMSSANSALTLALILHAATPL, encoded by the coding sequence ATGGGGGTTTTCGTCTTTCTTCCGCTGGTGCTGCCGCTCACGGCGTGGCCGATCGCCCGCCTGGCCGAGCAGCACCTGCATCCCCGCACCGCCACGCGGCTGCTGACTGGGCTGGCCGGTGCCATGGCGACGTGCAGCTCTGTGTGCCTGGGATTGCTGATGGTGGTGGGTACCGCCCAGTTGCCCGGGAACCCGCTGCCCGACGGATGGTCGGACCCGGAGGTGCGTGAGGCGGTGCCATACGACGAGATCGCCGGGCGGGTGGCCGTACCCGCCCTGTTCGTGGTGGTGGCTGCGTGCGGAGGAACCTTGTGGCGCCACTGGCGGATGCGTCGTCGGGCCCACCGGGCGCTGGCCAGTCTTCCAGGGACCGAGGTGGCGGTGCTGCCCGACGAAGTTCCCTACGCGTACGCGCTGCCCGGCAGGGCGCGCGACCGGATCGTGGTGACGACGGCGCTGCTGTCCTGCCTCGAACCTGCCGAGCGCCGCGCCCTGTTCGCCCACGAACGCGCGCACCTCACCGCCCGCCATCACCGCTTCCTGCTCGCCGTCCGACTGGCTGCGCACGCCAATCCGTTCCTGTATCCGCTGCGCACGGCGGTGTCCTATACGACGGAACGGTGGGCGGACGAGGTGGCAGCCGAGGTGGTCGGAAGGCGCCGCACTGTGGCGCGCGCGATCGGCAAGGCGGCCCTGGTCTCCCGCGGCATTCCCGTGCCCACGCTCGCGGGGTTCGCCGCGCCCGGGCCCGTACCGCGCCGGGTGGCCGCCCTCCTCGCCCCTGCACCCGCGGCGCGTAACTGGCCGTCCGTATTCACCGCAGTGGGGGCGGCGGCGTGGACGGCGGCCGCCGGTACGGCCGTATCGGCCATGTCGTCCGCGAACTCCGCCCTGACGCTGGCCCTGATCCTGCACGCGGCGACACCTCTCTAG
- a CDS encoding hemolysin family protein, producing MTEVLLLLLALLLTLACAVFVAAEFSLTTVERGDLERAAEAGERGAEGALKAVRRLTVQLSGAQLGITVTSLVIGMLAEPSLAALLNGPFQAVGLGGAASAVASVLGVAVSTVVLMVVGELVPKNWAISRPLAVAKVVAGPQRGFTAAFGPFIRHLNNTANRFVRRFGLEPAEELASARSPEELIALARHSAAEGALEADSAELFVRTLHLSELTAENVMTPRVDVKALEAHATAADAANLTHATGLSRFPVYRDSLDQVIGTVHIRDVLALEPERRPVTQVTELATAPLLVPDSLTADRLLERLRATRTMAVVIDEYGGTAGVATMEDIVEEVVGEVRDEHDPVEVPDLLPAPATTEGRAVWEADGGVRLDQLTGIGLTAPEGPYETVAGLIATRLARIPAKGDTVDLDGWQLDVLDVEHHRADRIRITQPAQVPAQAGEEPR from the coding sequence GTGACCGAGGTCCTGCTGCTCCTGCTGGCCCTCCTGCTCACACTGGCCTGCGCGGTGTTCGTCGCGGCCGAGTTCTCCCTGACCACCGTCGAGCGCGGCGACCTGGAGCGGGCTGCCGAGGCGGGTGAGCGCGGCGCCGAGGGTGCGCTGAAGGCCGTACGCCGGCTGACGGTCCAGCTCTCCGGAGCTCAGCTCGGCATAACCGTCACCTCGCTGGTCATCGGCATGCTCGCCGAGCCGTCCCTCGCGGCGCTCCTCAACGGCCCCTTTCAGGCCGTCGGCCTGGGCGGTGCCGCCTCGGCGGTGGCGAGCGTGCTGGGCGTGGCCGTGTCCACCGTGGTGCTGATGGTGGTGGGCGAGCTGGTGCCGAAGAACTGGGCGATCTCCCGGCCGCTGGCCGTCGCCAAAGTGGTCGCAGGTCCCCAGCGGGGGTTCACGGCCGCCTTCGGCCCCTTCATCCGGCACTTGAACAACACCGCGAACCGGTTCGTACGCCGCTTCGGCCTGGAGCCCGCCGAAGAGCTGGCCTCCGCGCGCAGCCCCGAGGAGCTGATCGCGCTGGCCCGGCACTCGGCCGCCGAGGGCGCCCTGGAGGCGGACTCCGCCGAACTCTTCGTGCGCACCCTGCACCTGAGCGAGCTGACTGCCGAGAACGTGATGACCCCGCGCGTCGACGTGAAGGCCCTCGAAGCACACGCGACGGCCGCGGATGCGGCAAACCTCACCCACGCCACCGGCCTGTCCCGCTTCCCGGTCTACCGCGACAGCCTGGACCAGGTCATCGGCACCGTCCACATCCGCGACGTCCTCGCCCTGGAACCGGAGAGGCGGCCCGTCACCCAGGTCACCGAGCTGGCCACCGCACCCCTGCTGGTGCCCGACAGCCTCACCGCCGACCGGCTGCTCGAGCGACTACGGGCCACCCGCACCATGGCCGTCGTCATCGACGAGTACGGCGGCACAGCGGGCGTGGCGACGATGGAGGACATCGTCGAGGAGGTCGTCGGCGAGGTCCGCGACGAGCACGACCCCGTCGAGGTCCCCGACCTGCTACCCGCCCCCGCCACAACGGAAGGCCGCGCGGTGTGGGAGGCGGACGGCGGCGTCCGCCTCGACCAGCTCACCGGCATAGGACTGACCGCGCCCGAGGGGCCGTACGAGACCGTGGCCGGACTGATCGCCACCCGCCTCGCCCGCATCCCCGCCAAGGGGGACACCGTCGACCTCGACGGCTGGCAGCTGGATGTCCTGGATGTCGAGCACCACCGCGCCGACCGGATCCGCATCACCCAACCGGCCCAGGTGCCGGCCCAGGCAGGGGAGGAGCCCCGATGA